From the genome of Mya arenaria isolate MELC-2E11 chromosome 5, ASM2691426v1:
AAGTGTGCATTTCTGCACAATTTGTCTTTTATCTTAATTCTCTTAAGTGTTTACTTTAGAGTTTTTGTCTGCTAAACATGTCTCAGCAGCTTCCAATTAAAACATCAATCCAGTGTACTTGCATGGATCTTACATGCATATGTATCTCAAATGGTTGTACTTTCTCAAGCTTCAATCATGGTTGTTCGTATTCAGAGACAGGTTGTGCTGAATTAAGCAGTGAGGTAGCAAGCGTCCATTGATAGATAAacataatcaacattttaaatttctCGAGGTTGACACATTAAACTGAATGAATTTCCGAATGTCAGCCTTTGCAAATTTATGTGCCGCTTGTTACTATAATCACAGaaaatcaattaacattttattactttgatCCAAACCTAGGATTAGCAGGAAACAAATGACATCGAAAGCgtaatatttcacaattgtattCACTGTCTTAATTCTTGTGGTTTTGGGTTACATAAACAcaacacaatattttaattttgtatcaatGAGCTTATGATTGGCAGCTGAAACCTTAAAAGATTTTCAattgtatttatgatatttttttatataattcatttaaatatgttttatgtatatttaattcattaagATTTGTTTTCGTAATCAATTTGGAATGTCTATGAGTGTGACGTATGTTACATATTTTGTAGATACTAAACTTGtatataacactttttaaaccaaaacaaatcaATAGAAAGGTACCTTATGATATATATCACCAGGGAACATGATGATATTTAcaaaggtttttaaaaaaattatttaggCTTGTATGTATAGTAAACAAGAAATGATAACTTACCGCCTTGATTTTCAGTACTAAAAAAGAAcgcaacaaatattttgtttagttcaagGAGAAATGTACTTAAACTGCCTTATCGGAAAAAACTGTCCGGAATGAGTTGCAAAATCTATCAAAAATTTAAATCAATCCAACTTTACAACTTGATAGCAGTTAtgtgaaattttaaatatataatttaaacttgCAATTGATACGTACATTTCTATTGTGTTGACTGCGTTGTCCGTTCGTcgtttaagaaatatacatcctataaaagatttatatatattatatatactaaATCTAGATCTCAATAGCTGTTTTGAGGAGTCTACGTATCTTATTGTATTTTGCAACTAGATACGTTGTAATACGGTGCATAACATAACATTGAACAACAAATAAAGCAGAACAATTAAAAAGGTATCATCAAATTGTTAACTTAATGATTTTTCACACAACACGTGTTTATTTCTAACCGTTTACTCCAGTCGACCCTTTCAAAACTTCCCATTTTGCGTATTGTACAGAAAAGTGCTTTTTACTTAATTCAGTATCTATATCATTTTGACCTTTGAAACACTtgcaatattaaatacaatGGTGAAATATGGGCATCTTATATTTTGTGTTCAagattaatattatgtttggaATGCATTGTGTTTAAATGGTAAATCGCTGAATAAATATATGGCATAAAGACATGTTCGTATGAAACAGAGTGCTTAACTTTGGAAAAAATCACGGACGTATAGGTCCGtgacaaaattaatgaaatatctGAACACTTAGATATCCGGATGTTTAAGGCGTTTGGATTTGGTCGACGATGCtatcagaaaaaatatatatttatagttttgcaCTCGATTTACAGCCATTGAAAAGTAAGAACTATTATTATCAAACCTCAGATGAATGAAAACTTAGTTAATTTGATGAGAGTATAATATGCAAAATACTTACTTCCGATTACAAACAGGATGCAGAATCCACAGATAACGGCTGCCCCAATAAGTACATTGTTGACTGGGAATCggaatgttgaaaacaatgtctGAATGTCCTTTTCATGGGATTGACTGCctgcaattgtttgtttccaataaaattgcaatatCATTGAAAGAAGCTAATTAAAGACATTTCATGCtttataagttttataaatatatgaaaagcTGATTACCAACCCTTTGTCACTGAACTTAAAACTTTCAATGACACTTTCTCTgggtttatttttttgcaaaaaaatatccGTTCACCGTCGCCGGCATGATTTAATGTTAACAGGCATTCGTCTGTTTTGTTACAAGTCTTTATAATAGTGCTTTCTCCATCTTCCCACCAAAGCGTATATTGCCCGTTTGCATTGAACTCATCCAACACAGTACATTTTACGACCACTGTGGTATCCGGAGGTACATCAACTGGTGACGTCGTGTTCAAGTACAGGGTCGGACCACCTAAAATGAAGTGTAGGCATTGTGGAGATCAGAACAAAATTAAATctgttaaatgattaaaagaaaaaataacagtttttatacattttatgatatttgcGACTTACTGTTTTGGTAAATTGGTAAAACACTGTGTCTATAATATAgtacaatataataatacattccGCATAATGATCTTTCGGCAAATCAAAAGGCATTATAAGTATGGAGATAGTAATCTCGGATTGATAAATAGTGTGGACGTACGTCGACAACATAAATACAATCGAGTATGTACCTGAAAATGATACGGTATAATTTTGAGTTAAATGGGTTGAGAAATGATCGCATCTTGTGGAACATGTAATGGTTCCCCCAGCAACACCGTTAGTCACTTTGTAAATCGCATTGGAAACAAAACGGTAACTCCCATGTTCAACAATAGTCTCATTACTTAATGCAATATAACGTAAATCATCCCTGTTGCTTGGCCAATCAATTGCGCAAGGTGGATTTGATTCATTCGTTTCACAAGAAAGGATTTTGTAACAGATAGAAACACTGTCGttatattctttttgtattttgttcacGGACATCGAAATAACCGACGGCGGATCTGAAAACAGAACACGACAGAATCTTATAAAGCTGTTATTGTTTACAATTCAGAAAcactaataaataataaataacaattccTTCCGTGCTACACACATTTATCACGAGAAGGATATGTTTATTAAGTGTGTAAGGCCTTATCTTAATCACCTATTTTTGAACTTCTTTGAGTACGCATATCTTATACAATAAATACGCGGTTTAAACTTACATTTGATACTGATGTTTTTGCATATGGAATGATCTGCTATTGCAAAGTCGTCAAAACTTTTCGTGGTGCAACACATTTCTTTTCCATTCCACAATTTTTTAGTCTTAGTCACTTTAGCTGTACTTGTAAATGTATGAGAAGATCcattaaataaatcagtttgtAGAGCATCAGATAGCAAAACATTGCCGACACGTATATCTATTACCGGAGCTGGGATAGCATTGTGCACTGTACAGGTTATTGTCGAGCTTTCACCGTCAAGAAATTCAGGAACTGTAAGAACGGGTGGGCTACCTTTCTCTGGAATTAAATCAAGGATTAAAACAACATCCCATATTATACACGATAGAACAATATGATATcctaacaatataataacaatgtatTATGTATATGATACTTGCTTACCTACGTTATATAGAATGCCGTTTACTTCGTAAGGTGTTTCAATGGCTGCATTTGAAACCTGACATGTCACATTCCGTCGCGACAGTCCGTccatttgtttgtaaatgttacTAAATACGTAAAACCCTTTGTTCCATTCGCTTTCAGCAAGAACAAATGTTTCCTGTCCCAGTAAAAGTACTGTTTGTACAGGTTCTGTTCCATTTTCAGTCTGACAATATAGAAGAAGAATGAAGGACCCATCCTCCGAATATCTTGTAACATTAGGcccagtcattgtttgaaagtGTGTGCCGCCTTCCATTCTGTATTTCCATTATATGTCACACCCCAAAGGGTAGAACGGTGTCGCTCTCAGTGTAACCTCCCTGTTCACAAACGCTGGTCCTACCACTGATATGGTTCCGAACTGGTTCCTGGCTTCGCAGATATACCGTAACAGAGCTAAAAATgtagtaaacaaaaaaatgaaaaatgaaagcGAGAACACACGTCACGctcaaaaagtattttactCGTAAACTGAAAACATATATCCATAAAGATAAATTTAGGTTGCGATCAGTTTTAATTGCAACTGAATCTATAAGAGCTATGCCGAAAAACTGTACGATTATTATCATTCAATCTGATTTTGCTACATTAAGTATCTTGAAGACGATATGGCattgaaatcaattttgacatacatttataaacgcAGACGGTAAGAACGCTACATCA
Proteins encoded in this window:
- the LOC128235700 gene encoding uncharacterized protein LOC128235700, which gives rise to MRAETERSGGLCCSRTSRDFTYRMLTDASLWCRRRERQAHCTVMTGNGVSVMLWGEKGSPPVLTVPEFLDGESSTITCTVHNAIPAPVIDIRVGNVLLSDALQTDLFNGSSHTFTNPPSVISMSVNKIQKEYNDSVSICYKILSCETNESNPPCAIDWPSNRDDLRYIALSNETIVEHGSYRFVSNAIYKVTNGVAGGTITCSTRCDHFSTHLTQNYTVSFSGGPTLYLNTTSPVDVPPDTTVVVKCTVLDEFNANGQYTLWWEDGESTIIKTCNKTDECLLTLNHAGDGERIFFCKKINPEKVSLKVLSSVTKGSQSHEKDIQTLFSTFRFPVNNVLIGAAVICGFCILFVIGRCIFLKRRTDNAVNTIEMFGSK